The genomic DNA GGCCGGGGCGTGCCATCGGGGGAGAGGGCCTCGGCGGGTTTGGAGGGGGGAAAGGGCGTTCCGTCCAGGTGATGGGGCTCCGGGACGGGGAGGGGCTCGGAGGGAGGGGCGGGCAGGCGGATGATGAACGTGGCGCCCTCGGCCGGTTTGCTCTGCACGGCGAGTGTGCCGCCATGGTTCTTCACGATGCGCTGGGAGATGGCCAGCCCCAGTCCCGTGCCCTTCTGCTTCGTCGTGTAGAAGGGGACGAAGATGTGCTGTTGCTGCTCGGGGGGAACACCCGGTCCCGTGTCCGACACGTGCACTTCGACGAAGGAGTCGCCCGCGGGGCGGAACTCGTTGAACCGGTCCGGCCGGATCGTCCTCACCGTGATGCAGCCATTGCCCTCCGCTCCCAGGGCCTGCATCGCGTTCTGCACCAGGTTGATGAGTACCTGCTTGAGCTGCTCGGCGTCCGCCTCCACCCGGGGCAGGGCCTCCTCCTGCTCGACCTTGAGTTCAATGTGCTTGGGCAGCTCGTTCTGGATGAGCCGCACCGTGCGCGTCACCACCTCGTTGAGGTCCGTGGGACCGAACGTCTGCTTGAGGGGCCGCGCGTAGTCGAGGAACGCGGACACCACCCCGTTGAGCCGGTTGACTTCCTCGACGATGACCTCCAGGAACTCACCCTCCTCGCCGGGCAGGCGCTTGGGATCCAGACACTGCGCCGCGCCCTTGATGGCGCCCAGGGGGTTGCGGATCTCATGGGCCAGGCCCGCGGCCATCTCTCCCAGGGCGGCCAGGCGGTCGCGCTCGCGGATGGTCTCGTACAGCTTGGAGTTCTCCAGTGCCGTCGCCAGCCGCTCGGCCATCTCCAGCATGAGGGCGATCTCGTCCGAGGCGTACGCCTCCGGCACCCGCTCGTCCCACAGGTTGAGGAAGCCGATGACCCGGTCTCCACCGAAGAGGGGCACGGTGATGCCGGCCTTCATCTGCACGAGCGCCGAGCGCGTGTCGTTGAGCCGCTTGAGCTCGTCCCGGAAGCGCTTGCCCTCCACGGCCTGCTGCCGCATCACCGCGCTGCGCCGCTCCACGTTCTCCAGCAGCACCGCCTTCTGCCCCGAGGCCACCGCGAAGAGCACGCCGCGCGCCGCGCCCGTGTCCAGGAAGGGCACCGGGGCCGGCCCCCGCGCGTCCAGGAGCCGGTAGCCCGGCCGATCCTCGGCCAGCAGATACAGCGAGGCGTGGGTGATGCGCCCCGACTCGTGCAACGCATCGAGCACCAGGCGCGCCAGCTCGGAGATCTCGATGACGCCCGCCATGCGCGCCCGCGCGGCGCCGAGCACCCGCAGGAGCTCGAAGCGCTCGCGGAAGAAGAGGGCCACCACGCGCTCCTCCACCTTCGCGCGCAAGGGCTCCAGGAGGATGAGCAGCACGAAGGCCGCCACCACCGTGTTGAAGACGAAGAGCGAGGTGTTGTTCTTGTCCACCCACATCGTCAGCACGGTGAAGACCGCGGCCAGGATGGAGGCCAGCACCGTCTGCGAGACGATCTTCCCGAGCAGCTCGTGCAGGTCCATCAGCCGCAGCCGCAGGAGCGTCTGGGCGAGGAAGAAGAGGTAGAGCGTGGTGAAGATGGGGCCCAGCGGAGTGGGGAAGGGCAGGCCCACGCGCTCGAGCAGATCCAACGCGCTGAAGAGGATGGCCGCGCCGGCGCCGATGGCCAGGTACATCTGACGCAGCCGCTCGATGCGTGACTCGGTGGTGCTCATACGACGCAGGAGCAACGACACCGAGGCCAGCAGCGCCCCGAGCACCCACGTCCCCATGGCGACGCGCGCCCAGCCCTTCTGGGCCAAGGGCGACACCGCCACCGCCAGGCCAAAGACGGCCGACAGGACGGCGAGCCGCCGGCCGAGCAGATGGGTTCCCTTGCTGACGCCCAGGAATTCGAGGAAGAACGCCACGGCCGCGCCAGGAACGAGCGAAGCCGATAGAATGGTGGCGCCCACGGCCACCCGCGTCACCCACGGGTAGCCCGCCGACGCGAACAGACTGTGGAAGAAGATGGACAGGTAGTAGCCGCTCAACGTCAACGCGAAGACGGAGTAGAGCGTGAGGACCCGTGGACGTGCCGCCCTCAACAACATGGACACACCGAGTGCCAGACCGATGATGGATGCGAGGAGCGCGCTCTGTGTCCGGATGTCCATGCGGGTTGGAGAGTCTAACCTCCCCGGCGTCGCGGAAATTTTTCCCCTGCTTCCCGTTGTCTCCGCTGTCCCGGCCCCTGCCCCGAGGGCCTCGCCCGTATGAAAGTCCTGCTCCCCCTGTTCGCCGCCGCCGCTACCGCCACCTCGCTGGCTTTCACCCAGGCGCCCGCTGACGCGTCCGAGGCGCCCCCCGCGTCTCCCCGGGCCGTCACCGGCACCGCGCCACCCGAGGCCCAGCTGTCACCCCTCCCGGACGCGGACAAGATCGTCATGCCGCCGGGGTACGTGGAAGTGCTCAACCCGGCCTTTCCGGGTGACCCTCCGCCCGCTCCGCCCCAAGCCCCCGTCGCCTCTCCGGGCCGCGCCTACGGTCTGGAGGAACTGGCGCCCTACTTCGCCGAGGGCAAGCGCCAGCAGGCCAAGGAGGCCTTCGACAAGGGCTTCTACACGCGTGCCCGCGAGTTGCTGGCGTCCGAGGGGGACGCTCTGCCCGTGCGCTACCTGCGCGCCCTGAGCGCCGTGCGCGGTGGGGACGTGGCGAGCGCCGCCGAGGAGATGCGCGCCCTGGCCAACGACTACCCGGCGTTGCGTGACCGCTGCCTCACCCATGCCGGCGTGGCCCTGGAATCCCTCGGGCGCTTCGCCGAGGCGGCCCAGGTACTCGCCCAGGTGCCCGACACCTCCCGGCTGTACGCCGACGCCCGTCTGGCGCTCGGCCGTGTCCTGCGCAAGACGAAGGACAGCGAGGGCGCGCTCGCCGCGCTCGCGCCCCTGGCGGGCCGCACCTCGCCCGCGTGGGGCCGCAATGTCGCCGCCGAGGCCCTGCTGGCCAGCGCGGATCTGGCCGCGGAGAAGAAGGACAAGACGCGCGAGCGTGAGTTCCTCTGGCGTCTGTGGGCCCAGCACCCGCTCACGCCCCTGGCGAAGCAGGCCGAGGCGCGGCTCAAGGGACAGCAGGCGCCCCTGGAGATGAAGGTGGTGCGCGCCGAACAGCTCATCGAGCTGCACCGCAACCGCCAGGGCCTGGAATTGCTCGAGCCCCTGTTGCCCTCGCTCAAGATGCCGGACGCGCTCGCGTGCCGGGCCCACTTCGCCTACGGCAAGGCCTTGCGCAAGGAGCGCCAGCACACGCGCGCCATCGCCGCGCTCACCCCGGTGACGACCACGTGCCAGGACCGCGATCTGCTGCCCCGAGCCCTCTACGTGCTCGGCTCCTCGCGCTCCATCGTGGATCAGGTGAAGGGCCCCGAGACGTATGAGCGGCTGGCCCGCGACTTCCCCGAGCACTCCTTCGCGGATGACGCGCTCTTCTTCGCCGCGGACCTGTATGTGAAGACGGGCCGCCTGGACTTGGCCTCCGAGCGCCTGCGCACGCTCGCCCAGCTCTACCCCCAGGGCGACTACCTGGGCGAAGCGCTCTTCAAGGACTTCTGGATCTCCCGCACGCAGAAGGCGGCGGACGGCGGCATCCCCACGCTCGAACAGATCGAGAAGCGCTTCGCCGACGCGGACGAGACGAACGACGTGGAGCGCGCGCGCTACTGGCGGGCGCGGACGCTCCAGGAGCAGGGAAAGAAGGCGCGGGCGGCGGCGCTCTTCGAATCGCTCGCGTTGGACTTCCCGGCCACCTACTACGGGCTGGTGGCGCGCACGCGCCTGGGCGAGGTGGACCCCGCGCGGCTGCAACTGCTCGTGCCCCAGCTGGACTTCACCCAGCAGGAGCGCCGGGGACCGTGGCCCCTGCATGCGGGGGGAATGGAGAAGGACCCGCACTTCACGGCCGCGGTGGAGCTGTTGCGCCTGGGCTTCCCGGAGGCGGTGTCCTCGGAACTGCTCGCCATCAACCGCGTGGGTCTGCCCGCGGAGAACCTTCGTCTGCTCGTGCACCTGCTGGCGCTCGCCGGGGATGAGCGCGGAGCCCATGGCGTGGCCCGCATCGCGCTGCGCCGGGAGCTGAGCGGCCCTATCACGCCCCAGACGCGGCCCCTGTGGGAGGTGGCCTACCCCAACGCCTTCCGGGAGCTCATCGAGAAGCACACGAAGACGGCGGGAGTGGAGCCGGACCTGCTCCAGGCGCTGATGCGCGAGGAGAGCGCGTTGGATCCGAAGGCGCTCTCCTGGGCGGGCGCGTTGGGCCTCACCCAGCTCATGCCCACCACGGCGCAGGCGGTGGCGCGTCAGCTCAAGCTCAAGAAGCCCTCGACGCAGGCGCTCCTGGAGCCGGAGCTCAACATCCGCTTGGGCGCGGCCTACCTGGGCTCGCTCATCAAGCGCTTCCCCGGACAGACGGCGTTCGCGGTGGGCAGTTACAACGCGGGTCCCCTGGCCATCGACAAGTGGCGCGCGGACCGTCCGGGGATGCAGTTGGACGCGTGGGTGGAGGAAGTGCCCATCGCGGAGACGCGCGGCTACATCAAGCGGGTGTTGCGCTCGTACAACACCTATCAACTGCTCTACGCCCAGCCGCTCAAGGCGCCCGCGATCGAGGCCGCCAGCCGGTAGGCGGGCCTGGTCTGACGGGGAGGGGTTCACCTCCAGGCTATGTGGGTTGTACTCTCCGAGGAGATTTTCCCTCGCCCCTGATTCGAGAGCCGCCCATGACTCCCTCCCTGAAGACCACCGTCAATGGAATCGAGTTCGACAACCCCTTCTTGCTCGGCTCGGGCCCACCGGGAACCAATGCCCGGGTGATCGCCCGATCGTTCGACCTGGGGTGGGGTGGGGTGGTCTGCAAGACGATCAGCCTGGATGCCAGCAAGGCCATCAACACCGCGCCCCGCTACGTCAAGGTCAAGGCACGCGAGGACGCGCGGATCGTCATCGGCTTCGAGAACATCGAGCTCGTGTCGGATCGGCCTTTCGAGACGTGGCTGGAGGAGTTCCGGCAGCTCAAGAAGGCCTATCCGAAGAAGGTGCTGGTCGCCTCCATCATGGAGGAGTACCGCAAGGAGGCCTGGCAGCGGATCGTCCGCGAAGTGCAGGAGACGGGGGTGGATGCGTTCGAGCTCAACCTCTCCTGTCCGCACGGCCTGCCGGAGCGGAAGATGGGCGCGGCGATGGGCGAGGATCCCTCGATCTGCGAGGAGGTGGTGGGCTGGGTGAAGGAGGTGGCGAGGATTCCGGTCTGGGCGAAGATGACGCCCAACGTGGGTCATCCCGTGCCCGCGGCCAGGGCCTCGGTGCGGGCCGGCGCGGATGGTTTGTCCACCATCAACACCCTTCTGTCCATCGCGGGAGTGGACCTGCGCACCCTGCGGCCCATGCCCACCGTGGAGGGCTGGACGGTGCCGGGTGGCTACTCCGGCGCGGCGGTGCGGCCCATCGCGCTCCGGCATGTGATGGAGATCGCCCGGGCGCTGCCTGGCACGTCGATCTCCGGGATGGGAGGCATCGAGACGGGCTTCGATGCCGCTCAGTTCCTGCTGCTCGGCGCGCACACCGTGCAGGTCTGCACGGGCGCGATGCTCCAGGGGTACGAGGTCATCGGCAAGCTCCAGGAGGAACTGCGCAAGGTGATGGTGGACCACCACATCGAGTCGGTGCGGGACATGGTCGGCCGGAGCCTGCCGTATTTCTCCACCCACGCGGATCTCGTCGAGCGGCAGCGCGCGGCGAAGGCGGCCCGGGTGGGCGCGGGCAAGGACGCGGAGACGTGGAAGGGTGAGATCAAGCGCGAGACGGACTCCCTCACCAATGACTAGCCCGCCTGGCTAGGAGAGGGATCTGGAGGGGAAGCCCTGGGTCGAGCGTGGGGCCAGGGGGTTACTTCTTGGGGGGGTGCTTCGGCTTGTCGTCCTTGAGGGTACCGCGGCTCGAACTCCACCATTCCCCTCCCAGAAGCAGGAAAGCGCCGCCAAACGCCACGATGCCCAGCAGGGACACCACCATCACACTCATTGGATTCTCCTCCGCCCAGTGCGACCCCGTGTGGTGCGTCTCGGGGGCCTGGGCCGCGGACAAAGGCCACCCCGGGCGTCTTACGGCCTGGCGCGCGATGCCAGAGCCGCCATCGGAGCGCCGAGTGGCAGAAAGGGCCCTGAATCTAAGAGGACCCTCGCGCATTTGCAATGCGAGTGAATTCCCACCCTCCCTCGACCAACGAACGTCGCCCATGCGCCGATTCCCGGGGGGCGACAGGCGGCGGGGCGGTTGGGTGGCGAACACGTCCGCTGGCTTCTACACTTGTCGGCATGGGTGTCCCCTCGACCAGCGACGGAGGGAAGAACGCGCGGCTGCGTGCGCTGCCCTCCATCGAGCAGCTCCTGCATCGCCCCTCCCTGGAGGCGCGTCTGGCGTCACTGCCACGTGCCCGGGCCGTCGCGGCGCTGCGTCTGGCGGTG from Melittangium boletus DSM 14713 includes the following:
- a CDS encoding sensor histidine kinase, with amino-acid sequence MDIRTQSALLASIIGLALGVSMLLRAARPRVLTLYSVFALTLSGYYLSIFFHSLFASAGYPWVTRVAVGATILSASLVPGAAVAFFLEFLGVSKGTHLLGRRLAVLSAVFGLAVAVSPLAQKGWARVAMGTWVLGALLASVSLLLRRMSTTESRIERLRQMYLAIGAGAAILFSALDLLERVGLPFPTPLGPIFTTLYLFFLAQTLLRLRLMDLHELLGKIVSQTVLASILAAVFTVLTMWVDKNNTSLFVFNTVVAAFVLLILLEPLRAKVEERVVALFFRERFELLRVLGAARARMAGVIEISELARLVLDALHESGRITHASLYLLAEDRPGYRLLDARGPAPVPFLDTGAARGVLFAVASGQKAVLLENVERRSAVMRQQAVEGKRFRDELKRLNDTRSALVQMKAGITVPLFGGDRVIGFLNLWDERVPEAYASDEIALMLEMAERLATALENSKLYETIRERDRLAALGEMAAGLAHEIRNPLGAIKGAAQCLDPKRLPGEEGEFLEVIVEEVNRLNGVVSAFLDYARPLKQTFGPTDLNEVVTRTVRLIQNELPKHIELKVEQEEALPRVEADAEQLKQVLINLVQNAMQALGAEGNGCITVRTIRPDRFNEFRPAGDSFVEVHVSDTGPGVPPEQQQHIFVPFYTTKQKGTGLGLAISQRIVKNHGGTLAVQSKPAEGATFIIRLPAPPSEPLPVPEPHHLDGTPFPPSKPAEALSPDGTPRPSKSERKSRREKKRRAV
- a CDS encoding transglycosylase SLT domain-containing protein, whose protein sequence is MKVLLPLFAAAATATSLAFTQAPADASEAPPASPRAVTGTAPPEAQLSPLPDADKIVMPPGYVEVLNPAFPGDPPPAPPQAPVASPGRAYGLEELAPYFAEGKRQQAKEAFDKGFYTRARELLASEGDALPVRYLRALSAVRGGDVASAAEEMRALANDYPALRDRCLTHAGVALESLGRFAEAAQVLAQVPDTSRLYADARLALGRVLRKTKDSEGALAALAPLAGRTSPAWGRNVAAEALLASADLAAEKKDKTREREFLWRLWAQHPLTPLAKQAEARLKGQQAPLEMKVVRAEQLIELHRNRQGLELLEPLLPSLKMPDALACRAHFAYGKALRKERQHTRAIAALTPVTTTCQDRDLLPRALYVLGSSRSIVDQVKGPETYERLARDFPEHSFADDALFFAADLYVKTGRLDLASERLRTLAQLYPQGDYLGEALFKDFWISRTQKAADGGIPTLEQIEKRFADADETNDVERARYWRARTLQEQGKKARAAALFESLALDFPATYYGLVARTRLGEVDPARLQLLVPQLDFTQQERRGPWPLHAGGMEKDPHFTAAVELLRLGFPEAVSSELLAINRVGLPAENLRLLVHLLALAGDERGAHGVARIALRRELSGPITPQTRPLWEVAYPNAFRELIEKHTKTAGVEPDLLQALMREESALDPKALSWAGALGLTQLMPTTAQAVARQLKLKKPSTQALLEPELNIRLGAAYLGSLIKRFPGQTAFAVGSYNAGPLAIDKWRADRPGMQLDAWVEEVPIAETRGYIKRVLRSYNTYQLLYAQPLKAPAIEAASR
- the preA gene encoding NAD-dependent dihydropyrimidine dehydrogenase subunit PreA produces the protein MTPSLKTTVNGIEFDNPFLLGSGPPGTNARVIARSFDLGWGGVVCKTISLDASKAINTAPRYVKVKAREDARIVIGFENIELVSDRPFETWLEEFRQLKKAYPKKVLVASIMEEYRKEAWQRIVREVQETGVDAFELNLSCPHGLPERKMGAAMGEDPSICEEVVGWVKEVARIPVWAKMTPNVGHPVPAARASVRAGADGLSTINTLLSIAGVDLRTLRPMPTVEGWTVPGGYSGAAVRPIALRHVMEIARALPGTSISGMGGIETGFDAAQFLLLGAHTVQVCTGAMLQGYEVIGKLQEELRKVMVDHHIESVRDMVGRSLPYFSTHADLVERQRAAKAARVGAGKDAETWKGEIKRETDSLTND